From the Primulina tabacum isolate GXHZ01 chromosome 3, ASM2559414v2, whole genome shotgun sequence genome, one window contains:
- the LOC142540767 gene encoding uncharacterized protein LOC142540767, translating to MDYSSKILALLFISMLAVSTATTTIKPDCAKPKPKPKPKPHPPKTPTLPPIVKPPITLPPVTVPPIVKPPVTLPPVTVPPIIKPPVILPPVTVPPIVKPPVTLPPVTVPPITLPPVVNPPVVLPPVVVVPPVLTPPTTTPCPPPPSPAKPATCPIDSLKLGACVDLLGGLVHIGLGDPAANECCPILGGLLEAEAAVCLCTTLKIKALNLQIYVPIALQLLLTCGKTPPPGYACSL from the coding sequence ATGGACTACTCCTCCAAGATTTTAGCTCTTCTCTTCATTTCCATGCTCGCAGTCTCCACAGCAACCACCACAATCAAACCTGACTGTGCTAAACCTAAAccaaaaccaaaaccaaaaccACACCCGCCCAAAACCCCCACCCTCCCTCCTATCGTTAAACCACCCATAACCCTCCCACCGGTGACCGTCCCTCCTATCGTAAAACCACCCGTAACTCTCCCGCCGGTGACCGTCCCTCCTATCATAAAACCACCCGTAATTCTCCCACCGGTGACCGTCCCTCCTATCGTAAAACCTCCCGTAACTCTCCCACCGGTGACCGTCCCTCCTATAACCCTACCGCCTGTTGTGAACCCACCGGTTGTCCTCCCTCCGGTGGTGGTGGTGCCGCCCGTGCTGACACCACCAACCACTACACCTTGTCCCCCGCCACCATCTCCAGCGAAACCGGCCACCTGCCCCATTGATAGCTTGAAACTCGGTGCTTGTGTGGATCTTCTCGGTGGGCTGGTGCATATAGGGTTGGGTGACCCTGCTGCAAATGAGTGCTGCCCAATTCTTGGAGGGCTTTTGGAAGCAGAAGCAGCAGTTTGCTTGTGCACTACACTTAAAATAAAGGCTCTGAATCTACAAATCTACGTACCCATTGCTCTTCAGTTGCTTCTCACCTGTGGGAAGACGCCTCCTCCTGGCTACGCTTGCTCTCTCTAG